The proteins below are encoded in one region of Micromonospora yangpuensis:
- a CDS encoding LacI family DNA-binding transcriptional regulator, whose amino-acid sequence MPNIYDVAKAAEVSPATVSRVLNGARVSPERVARVLAACADLGFRPNRVARGLRRRSSEVLALIIADIENPFFTALARGVEDVARSGNLSVVLCNADDDPQKEADYLEVAVAEHMAGVVISPASLTETDLGVLLDRDVPVVAIDRSPESSTIDSVGAAEEEGAYEATRHLLGQGYRRIACITGPRVSWAAVERLRGFLRACRENDPPRRRPLVRYADFRVRGGHQAMVELLDLRDPPDAVLVTNNLMAAGALEAMHERGISPPDVGLVSFGDAFWSHLVQPALTTVHQPAYEVGRAAAELLLRRRAEPTLEPQRVVLPTRLEVRESSTGPRPVAVRHAPSSRRPVPPARSAGTGS is encoded by the coding sequence ATGCCGAACATCTACGACGTGGCCAAGGCCGCGGAGGTCTCACCGGCCACCGTCTCGCGGGTGCTCAACGGGGCTCGGGTCTCCCCGGAACGCGTCGCCCGGGTGCTGGCCGCCTGCGCGGACCTCGGCTTCCGCCCCAACCGGGTCGCCCGGGGTCTGCGCCGCCGCAGCAGCGAGGTGCTCGCCCTGATCATCGCGGACATCGAGAACCCGTTCTTCACCGCGCTGGCCCGGGGCGTCGAGGACGTGGCCCGCAGCGGCAACCTCTCCGTGGTGCTCTGCAACGCCGACGACGACCCGCAGAAGGAAGCCGACTACCTGGAGGTGGCCGTCGCCGAGCACATGGCCGGCGTGGTCATCTCACCGGCCTCGCTCACCGAGACCGACCTCGGCGTGCTGCTCGACCGCGACGTGCCGGTGGTGGCGATCGACCGCTCCCCCGAGTCGTCGACAATCGACTCGGTAGGCGCCGCCGAGGAGGAGGGCGCGTACGAGGCCACCCGCCACCTGCTCGGCCAGGGGTACCGTCGGATCGCCTGCATCACCGGCCCCCGGGTCTCCTGGGCTGCGGTGGAACGGCTCCGGGGCTTCCTGCGGGCCTGCCGCGAGAACGACCCGCCCCGCCGCCGCCCGCTCGTGCGGTACGCCGACTTCCGGGTCCGCGGCGGCCACCAGGCCATGGTCGAGCTGCTCGACCTGCGCGACCCGCCGGACGCGGTGCTGGTCACCAACAACCTGATGGCCGCCGGCGCGCTGGAGGCGATGCACGAACGTGGCATCAGCCCGCCCGACGTCGGGCTGGTCAGCTTCGGCGACGCCTTCTGGTCCCACCTCGTCCAGCCGGCCCTGACCACCGTCCACCAACCGGCCTACGAGGTCGGCCGGGCCGCGGCGGAGTTGCTGCTCAGGCGGCGGGCTGAGCCGACCCTCGAACCACAGCGGGTGGTCCTGCCCACCCGACTGGAGGTAAGGGAAAGCTCCACCGGCCCCCGTCCCGTCGCGGTACGGCACGCACCGTCGTCCCGCCGCCCCGTCCCGCCCGCCCGGTCCGCCGGTACCGGATCATGA